One region of Quercus lobata isolate SW786 chromosome 2, ValleyOak3.0 Primary Assembly, whole genome shotgun sequence genomic DNA includes:
- the LOC115974257 gene encoding inactive protein kinase SELMODRAFT_444075-like has product MLPEEMEGSERQSRSTTTTTTTNNNRASHKVLVAVKAEKVISKAALAWALTHVVHPGDCITLLAIIPKEKTSRRFWNFTLFRGDCGSSQREKLPEKIYQISESCSQMALQFRSQIEVKVRIKVVSSSPGGAVAAEAKSNGVNWVVLDKKLKQERKRCMEELQCNIVVMKGGQPKVLRLNLGCSNELQTPFFSATSTPGIDGEKLQGYQMKQSMVSTPQSSPEESSTSHTRNTWESSRWSYDTASSLHLVYGQNPLFEGQLNGIHKPIAKRRDLNVPLSTPELNGQRFTSLSKPPTPSLARNQKRVLWIPQNHLVDEKSPATQNYGKTKEIRSPTSKSLLDKFVDSDQDKGSNRASIDQMSQGDHTTNSSIRDAVSIGRNCSIPPPLCSQCLHKAPVFGKPPRHFSYNELEEATDGFSDINFLAEGGFSTVHRGMLRDGQAVVVKRLKFGGSQSHSDFCREVRILSCAQHRNVVLLIGFCIEERKRVLVYEYICNGSLDFHLNGNNTTLLDWQSRLKIAIGTARGLRYIHEDCRVGSIAHRDLRPNNILLTHEFEPLIAGFGLARWHSEWDISTEDQVIGTSGYLAPEYLEGGQITNKVDVYAFGVILLELMTGKRMDELQYIERQQFLSEWFHPLAALEPGHVIANNYHLLDPCLTCEPSFDFPHQLEAMCRAASLCLRRDPESRPPMSKVLRVLEGGDLVPLGLDLNTVGCRSGHLGGISSFRQPELKRKHSRRLSH; this is encoded by the exons ATGTTGCCAGAAGAGATGGAAGGTAGCGAAAGGCAAAGCcgctccaccaccaccaccaccaccaccaacaacaacagaGCGTCGCATAAAGTATTAGTCGCCGTTAAAGCCGAGAAGGTGATTTCAAAGGCTGCATTAGCATGGGCTCTAACGCACGTCGTTCATCCTGGCGATTGCATAACTTTGCTCGCCATAATTCCCAAGGAGAAAACTA GTAGAAGGTTCTGGAACTTTACGCTATTTAGAGGAGACTGTGGGAGCAGCCAACGAGAGAAGTTGCCGGAAAAGATTTATCAGATCTCGGAGTCTTGTTCTCAGATGGCTCTTCAGTTTCGCAGCCAAATTGAG GTTAAAGTGAGGATTAAGGTGGTGTCAAGTTCACCCGGTGGTGCGGTGGCTGCTGAAGCAAAGAGCAATGGTGTCAACTGGGTCGTACTTGATAA GAAATTGAAACAAGAGCGGAAGCGTTGCATGGAGGAATTGCAGTGCAACATTGTAGTAATGAAGGGTGGTCAACCAAAAGTCCTTAGGCTTAATTTAGGATGCTCAAATGAGCTCCAAACACCCTTCTTTTCTGCCACTTCTACACCAGGAATAGATGGTGAAAAGTTGCAAGGCTATCAAATGAAGCAGTCTATGGTTTCTACCCCACAGAGCAGCCCTGAAGAATCAAGTACTTCCCACACAAGAAATACATGGGAAAGTTCACGATGGAGTTATGACACAGCGAGTTCTCTTCACCTTGTCTATGGACAAAATCCTCTCTTTGAAGGACAACTCAATGGAATTCACAAGCCGATTGCTAAGCGAAGAGACCTGAATGTCCCACTGTCAACCCCTGAATTGAACGGGCAAAGGTTTACCTCTCTGTCTAAACCCCCAACACCATCTTTAGCTAGAAATCAAAAGAGAGTTCTTTGGATTCCCCAAAACCACCTTGTTGACGAAAAGTCCCCTGCAACTCAAAACTATggaaaaactaaagaaattagATCTCCAACTTCCAAAAGTCTACTTGATAAGTTTGTTGACTCTGATCAAGATAAGGGGAGTAATAGAGCCAGCATCGATCAAATGAGTCAGGGAGACCACACTACAAACTCAAGCATCAGGGATGCCGTTTCAATTGGTAGAAATTGCTCAATACCTCCTCCTTTATGCTCACAATGTCTACACAAAGCACCTGTTTTTGGAAAACCTCCAAGACATTTCTCTTACAACGAGCTAGAGGAAGCTACAGACGGGTTCTCAGATATAAATTTCTTAGCAGAAGGTGGTTTCAGTACAGTTCACCGGGGCATGTTGAGAGATGGCCAGGCTGTTGTAGTTAAGCGATTAAAGTTTGGTGGCTCTCAATCACATTCTGATTTCTGCAGGGAAGTGCGGATATTGAGCTGTGCGCAACACAGAAATGTTGTGTTGTTGATTGGGTTTTGCATTGAGGAAAGGAAGAGAGTGTTGGTCTATGAGTACATATGCAATGGATCCTTGGACTTCCATTTAAATG GAAACAACACAACCCTTTTAGATTGGCAGTCAAGGCTAAAGATAGCAATAGGGACGGCACGGGGCTTACGATATATTCACGAGGACTGCAGAGTGGGTTCTATAGCGCACAGAGATCTGCGACCCAACAATATCCTCCTAACCCACGAATTTGAGCCTCTG ATTGCTGGTTTTGGGCTTGCTAGGTGGCACTCTGAATGGGATATCAGCACTGAGGATCAAGTTATTGGAACTTCGGG GTACCTGGCACCAGAATACTTGGAAGGTGgacaaattacaaataaagttgATGTGTATGCATTTGGTGTTATTTTATTAGAGCTAATGACAGGTAAAAGAATGGATGAGCTGCAATATATTGAGAGACAGCAGTTCCTGTCTGAATGGTTCCACCCACTAGCCGCATTAGAACCAGGCCATGTTATAGCAAATAACTATCATTTACTGGATCCATGCTTGACCTGTGAACCATCCTTTGACTTCCCTCATCAACTAGAGGCAATGTGTCGAGCTGCTTCCTTGTGCCTACGTCGAGATCCTGAATCCAGACCCCCAATGTCAAAg GTTCTCAGAGTGCTAGAAGGAGGAGATTTGGTTCCTCTGGGTTTAGACTTGAACACAGTCGGGTGTAGAAGTGGCCATTTGGGTGGTATCAGCTCATTTAGACAACCTGAACTGAAGAGAAAGCATTCACGTAGGCTCTCACATTGA
- the LOC115958238 gene encoding uncharacterized protein LOC115958238, whose protein sequence is MFVARPLAKDSNPEPKRVRMEVRPTLSFSEKDKIGTIQPHDDALIGGYDVKRVLVDHGSGIEIMYPDLYKGLNLKPKDLTAYDSPLVSFDGKVDIPKDQIRLPIQIGSEVVEMDFIVVDNYSPYTAIVARPWLHTLGGCFFHPTFKDAVSEGAKYEKLEEIVIDGDSEKFFKVEAQLSPQEKEKLIAFLRENVDVFAWNAYEAPGVDPDFICRHMNVNLAILPKKQPPRRSSKEHSDAIKEEVNKLK, encoded by the exons ATGTTTGTAGCTCGGCCACTCGCTAAGGACTCTAATCCTGAGCCGAAGAGGGTTAGAATGGAGGTCCGACCTACGTTGAGCTTTTCGGAGAAGGACAAAATTGGAACCATACAACCACACGATGATGCTTTAATAGGAGGctatgatgtgaagagagtgTTGGTAGACCACGGTAGTGGTATAGAAATTATGTACCCTGACTTATACAaagggctgaacctgaagcctaAGGATTTGACAGCATATGATTCACCTTTGGTAAGCTTTGATGGAAAAGTTGACATTCCAAAGGATCAAATTAGACTACCCATACAAATAGGTTCAGAGGTAGTAGAGATGGACTTCATTGTGGTGGATAATTATTCTCCATACACGGCCATTGTGGCAAGACCATGGCTCCATACCCTGGGGGGCTGTTTCTTCCACCCTACATTTAAAG ATGCGGTGTCGGAAGGGGCAAAGTATGAGAAACTGGAAGAGATTGTTATAGATGGTGATTCGGAGAAGTTCTTTAAGGTCGAAGCTCAACTGTCTCCTCAAGAGAAGGAGAAGTTGATAGCGTTCCTTAGAGAAAATGTTGATGTATTTGCATGGAATGCTTACGAAGCTCCTGGGGTGGATCCAGACTTCATTTGTCGTCATATGAATGTCAACCTAGCTATCCTCCCTaagaagcaaccacctcggCGATCATCTAAAGAACATTCTGATGCTATTAAGGAGGAGGTGAACAAGCTTAAGTAG
- the LOC115975296 gene encoding protein JINGUBANG, whose protein sequence is MLGFAMRDIKEGGPDGGGAPMLYANTARTTSMSRSKFGAVLHSDPNISSSTNNVDDDFPMRNSSASLNLSACYDPSRMSGEGSPMTMSPWNQTSPFPKSAWADFDENVSQNALIGSLVREEGHIYSLAASGDLLYTGSDSKNIRVWKNLKEFSGFKGNSGLVKAIILSGEKIFTGHQDGKIRVWKVSPKNPSVHKRAGTLPSLMDIFKSSIKPSNYVEVRRRRTALWIKHTDAVSCLSLSEDKQFLYSASWDRTIKVWKIDNSKCIESINAHDDAVNSVVASAEGLVYTGSADGTVKVWKREVNGKVTKHSLTQKLLEQECAVTALAVNASGSVMYCGSSDGIVNFWERFEKKLSHGGVLRGHKLAVLCLAAAGSLVLSGSADKTICVWRKDGVIHTCLSVLTGHNGPVKCLAIEEDREPSNNGDQRWIVYSGSLDKSVKVWCISSLAPDLNLMVMRQQQQQQQQQQYQFQFQQQQSLNQNHNHNQNHDHDHDHNHNQDADSVPSDGSFSSTGRVSMTKKH, encoded by the coding sequence ATGTTGGGATTTGCAATGCGAGATATTAAAGAAGGAGGCCCCGATGGAGGAGGCGCTCCAATGTTGTACGCCAACACAGCCAGAACGACAAGCATGTCGAGGTCGAAGTTCGGAGCCGTCTTGCATTCTGATCCTAATATCTCATCTTCGACAAACAATGTCGACGATGATTTCCCAATGCGTAACAGCAGTGCCTCCCTAAACCTATCTGCTTGTTATGACCCGAGTCGAATGAGCGGTGAGGGTTCTCCTATGACAATGTCACCATGGAACCAAACTTCACCTTTCCCCAAATCAGCTTGGGCTGATTTCGACGAAAACGTTTCTCAAAACGCTCTCATCGGCTCGCTGGTTCGCGAAGAAGGCCATATTTATTCCTTAGCCGCGTCCGGTGATCTCTTATACACTGGCTCAGACAGTAAGAACATTCGGGTCTGGAAAAACCTCAAAGAATTCTCGGGGTTCAAAGGGAATAGCGGTTTGGTTAAAGCTATTATACTTTCCGGGGAAAAGATTTTCACGGGTCACCAAGACGGGAAAATTCGTGTTTGGAAAGTTTCTCCAAAGAACCCGAGCGTTCATAAACGAGCTGGGACTTTACCGAGTTTGATGGATATCTTCAAAAGCTCGATCAAACCTAGTAATTATGTCGAAGTGAGACGACGTCGTACTGCTCTATGGATCAAACACACGGACGCGGTGTCGTGTTTGAGTTTGAGCGAAGACAAACAGTTTCTGTATTCGGCTTCGTGGGATAGGACTATTAAGGTTTGGAAAATCGACAACTCGAAGTGCATCGAATCGATTAACGCTCACGATGACGCCGTTAATTCTGTTGTGGCCAGTGCCGAAGGGTTGGTTTACACAGGCTCAGCTGACGGAACCGTTAAGGTTTGGAAAAGAGAAGTTAATGGCAAGGTTACGAAGCATTCTCTGACTCAGAAACTGTTGGAGCAAGAGTGTGCTGTAACGGCGTTAGCCGTTAACGCCTCCGGTTCGGTTATGTACTGTGGGTCCTCTGACGGAATCGTTAACTTTTGGGAACGGTTTGAGAAGAAACTATCACATGGGGGTGTCCTCAGGGGACACAAATTGGCTGTACTGTGTCTCGCGGCTGCAGGGAGCTTGGTGCTGAGTGGTTCGGCTGATAAGACCATCTGTGTGTGGAGGAAAGACGGCGTTATTCACACGTGTCTTTCCGTTTTGACGGGACATAACGGGCCCGTTAAGTGCTTGGCTATTGAGGAGGATCGTGAGCCGTCCAATAATGGTGATCAACGGTGGATTGTTTATAGTGGGAGTCTTGATAAGTCTGTGAAGGTTTGGTGTATTTCTAGTTTGGCTCCTGATTTGAATCTGATGGTTATGAGGCAAcaacagcagcaacaacaacaacaacagtatcagtttcagtttcagcaacagcAGAGTCTGAATCAGAACCATAATCATAATCAGAATCATGATCATGATCATGATCATAATCATAATCAAGATGCGGATTCAGTGCCATCTGATGGGAGTTTCTCCTCTACTGGCAGAGTTAGCATGACCAAGAAGCACTGA